A region of Ochotona princeps isolate mOchPri1 chromosome 2, mOchPri1.hap1, whole genome shotgun sequence DNA encodes the following proteins:
- the LOC101535620 gene encoding LOW QUALITY PROTEIN: serine/threonine/tyrosine-interacting protein-like (The sequence of the model RefSeq protein was modified relative to this genomic sequence to represent the inferred CDS: deleted 2 bases in 1 codon), with protein MEDVKLEFPSLPQCKEEAEEWTYPMRREMQEILPGLFLGPYSSAMKSKLPILQKHGITHIICIRQNIEANFIKPKFQQLFRYLVLDIADNPVENIIRYFPMTKEFIDGSLQSGGKVLVHGNAGISRSAAFVIAYIMETFGVKYRDAVTYVQERRFCINPNVGFVHQLQQYEAIYLAKLIIQMMSPLQMERSVSVHSGTTGSLKRTHEEDDDFGNTQVATAQNG; from the exons ATGGAGGACGTGAAACTGGAGTTCCCCTCGCTTCCCCAGTGTAAAGAAGAAGCCGAGGAGTGGACCTACCCTATGAGGCGGGAGATGCAGGAAATTTTACCTGGATTGTTCTTAGGCCCATATTCTTCTGCTATGAAAAGCAAGCTACCT ATACTACAGAAACATGGAATAACTCATATAATATGCATACGACAGAATATTGAAGCAAACTTTATTAAACCAAAGTTTCAACAGTTATTTAGGTATTTAGTCTTGGATATTGCAGATAATCCAGTTGAAAATATAATACGTTATTTCCCCATGACTAAAGAATTTATTGATGGGAGCTTACAAAGTGGAGGAAAAGTACTTGTGCATGGAAATGCAGGGATCTCCAGAAGTGCTGCATTTGTTATTGCATACATTATGGAAACATTTGGAGTGAAGTACAGAGATGCAGTTACTTATGTTCAAGAAAGGAGGTTTTGTATTAATCCTAATGTTGGATTTGTGCATCAGCTTCAGCAATATGAAGCCATCTACCTAGCAAAATTAATAATACAGATGATGTCACCGCTTCAGATGGAAAGATCAGTATCTGTTCATTCTGGAACCACAGGCAGTTTGAAGAGAACACATGAAGAAGATGATGACTTTGGAAACACGCAAGTGGCGACTGCACAGAATGGCTGA